A region from the Cryptosporangium arvum DSM 44712 genome encodes:
- a CDS encoding allantoate amidohydrolase, with product MTGFDQLWRELRPIGRVAGSGGYQRFSWTPADLSGREWFASTAESVGLSVEVDRNGNQWAWWGAPGAGAVVTGSHLDSVPDGGAFDGPLGVVSSLAAVASLTARGLSPSRPLAVVNFVEEEGARFGLPCLGSRLLTGAVSPSRARDLRDPSGVTWAAAMDAAGLDASGIGADPDRLGLIGTFVELHVEQGRGLVESGSAVGVASAIWPHGRWRFEFAGEANHAGTTRLADRRDPMLTFASTVLGAREQAALAGALATFGRVSVEPNGTNAIASLVRAWLDSRAPDESSLARVVEAVTTLAAERGDRDGVKVTVTAESTTPVVEFNADLRDELAVLIGAGDAAGRAPILPTGAGHDAGVLSAHVPTAMLFVRNPTGVSHAPGEFATPDDCALGVEALSAVLEHLVTR from the coding sequence TTGACCGGCTTCGACCAGCTCTGGCGGGAGCTGCGGCCGATCGGCCGGGTGGCCGGGAGCGGCGGTTACCAGCGCTTTTCGTGGACGCCCGCCGACCTCTCCGGCCGGGAGTGGTTCGCCTCCACGGCCGAGTCGGTGGGCCTGTCCGTGGAGGTGGACCGCAACGGCAACCAGTGGGCGTGGTGGGGCGCGCCGGGGGCGGGCGCCGTCGTCACCGGCTCGCATCTGGACTCGGTGCCGGACGGGGGAGCGTTCGACGGTCCGCTCGGGGTGGTGTCGTCGCTGGCGGCGGTCGCTTCCCTGACGGCGCGCGGCCTGTCGCCGTCGCGGCCGCTGGCCGTGGTGAACTTCGTCGAGGAGGAGGGGGCGCGGTTCGGGCTGCCGTGCCTCGGGTCGCGCCTGCTGACCGGGGCGGTGTCACCGTCGCGGGCCCGCGACCTGCGTGACCCGTCCGGTGTGACCTGGGCCGCCGCGATGGACGCCGCGGGCCTGGACGCGTCCGGCATCGGCGCGGATCCGGACCGGCTGGGGCTGATCGGCACGTTCGTCGAGCTGCACGTCGAGCAGGGCCGCGGGCTCGTGGAATCCGGGTCGGCGGTGGGGGTCGCGAGCGCGATCTGGCCGCACGGGCGCTGGCGGTTCGAGTTCGCCGGTGAGGCGAACCACGCCGGCACCACCCGGCTGGCCGATCGGCGCGACCCGATGCTGACGTTCGCCTCGACCGTGCTGGGTGCGCGGGAGCAGGCCGCGCTGGCCGGGGCGCTGGCGACGTTCGGGCGCGTGTCGGTGGAGCCGAACGGGACGAACGCGATCGCGTCGCTGGTGCGGGCGTGGCTCGATTCCCGGGCGCCGGACGAGTCGTCGCTCGCCCGGGTGGTCGAGGCGGTGACGACGCTCGCGGCCGAGCGGGGCGACCGGGACGGGGTGAAGGTGACGGTCACCGCGGAGTCGACGACCCCCGTGGTCGAGTTCAACGCCGACCTCCGCGACGAGCTGGCGGTGCTGATCGGGGCGGGAGACGCCGCCGGGCGGGCGCCGATCCTGCCGACCGGGGCCGGGCACGACGCCGGGGTGCTCTCCGCGCACGTGCCGACCGCGATGCTGTTCGTCCGCAACCCGACCGGGGTGTCCCACGCCCCGGGCGAGTTCGCGACGCCCGACGACTGCGCGCTGGGCGTCGAGGCCCTGAGCGCCGTCCTGGAACACCTGGTCACCCGGTGA
- a CDS encoding formimidoylglutamate deiminase, with protein MTGAYWAEYAWLPEGAAAGVLIEVADGRITGVTAGVRAPAGATRLAGLTLPGLANAHSHAFHRGLRGRTQAGRGTFWTWREQMYALAATLTPDTYYALARAVYAEMALTGITCVGEFHYLHHAPGGTPYADPNAMGEALITAAADAGIRITLLDTCYLTGGFDRPLEGTQLRFGDTTADRWAGRVSALRPGEGHVRIGAALHSVRGVPREQLGPVAEWAAAHGAPLHVHLSEQPAENEACLATHGVTPTRLLADAGALGPRTTAVHATHLTPDDIALIGTTRTVTCACPTTERDLADGIGPIRALHEAGSPVSLGSDSHAVIDLFEEARAVELDERLRTRERGHWRAAELLRTAFAHDSLGWPDAGALRVGARADLVTLRTDTIRTAGFTPTTAAETAVFAAGAADVHSVVVDGRAIVADGHHTTVDAGRALTDTLRALA; from the coding sequence GTGACCGGCGCCTACTGGGCCGAGTACGCCTGGCTGCCGGAGGGTGCGGCCGCCGGGGTGCTGATCGAGGTCGCCGACGGGCGGATCACCGGGGTCACGGCCGGTGTCCGGGCCCCGGCGGGGGCCACCCGGCTGGCCGGTCTGACCCTGCCGGGGCTGGCCAATGCGCACTCGCACGCGTTCCACCGCGGCCTGCGCGGGCGCACCCAGGCCGGCCGGGGCACGTTCTGGACCTGGCGCGAGCAGATGTACGCGCTGGCCGCGACGCTCACCCCGGACACCTACTACGCGCTGGCCCGCGCGGTCTACGCCGAGATGGCGCTGACCGGCATCACGTGCGTCGGCGAGTTCCACTACCTCCACCACGCCCCCGGCGGCACGCCGTACGCCGACCCCAACGCGATGGGCGAGGCTCTGATCACCGCGGCCGCCGATGCGGGCATCCGCATCACGCTGCTGGACACCTGCTACCTGACCGGCGGCTTCGACCGTCCCCTCGAGGGCACGCAGCTCCGCTTCGGCGACACCACCGCTGATCGGTGGGCCGGACGGGTCTCCGCCCTCCGCCCCGGCGAGGGGCACGTGCGGATCGGGGCCGCGCTGCACTCGGTGCGGGGTGTGCCGCGCGAGCAGCTCGGGCCGGTCGCCGAGTGGGCGGCGGCCCACGGCGCGCCGCTCCACGTCCACCTCTCCGAACAACCGGCCGAGAACGAGGCGTGCCTCGCCACGCACGGCGTCACCCCGACGCGCCTGCTCGCCGACGCGGGCGCGCTCGGCCCGCGCACGACCGCGGTCCACGCGACCCACCTCACCCCCGACGACATCGCGCTGATCGGGACCACGCGCACGGTCACCTGCGCCTGCCCCACCACCGAACGCGACCTGGCCGACGGCATCGGCCCGATCCGCGCGCTCCACGAGGCCGGCTCCCCGGTCTCGCTGGGCAGCGACAGTCATGCCGTGATCGATCTCTTCGAGGAGGCCCGCGCCGTGGAACTCGACGAACGTCTCCGGACCCGCGAACGCGGTCACTGGCGCGCCGCCGAACTCCTCCGGACGGCGTTCGCACACGACTCCCTCGGCTGGCCGGACGCCGGTGCGCTCCGGGTCGGAGCCCGCGCCGACCTGGTCACGCTCCGGACCGACACGATCCGCACCGCCGGCTTCACGCCCACCACCGCGGCCGAGACCGCGGTCTTCGCGGCCGGCGCCGCCGACGTCCACTCCGTCGTCGTCGACGGCCGTGCGATCGTCGCCGACGGCCACCACACCACGGTCGACGCAGGCCGGGCGCTCACCGACACCCTGCGAGCCCTGGCATGA
- the hutI gene encoding imidazolonepropionase yields MTSTVIRDIGMLVTQDPDLGTRTDAAIVFEHGRVAWVGPTNQAPAADTEIDAGSRAVVPGFVDSHNHLVFAGDRSAEFAARMAGTPYAAGGIRTTVTATRAASDDELRRRLATLVTQAHRQGSTTLEIKSGYGLSVHDETRSLRLAREVTEETTYLGAHVVAPDTDPADYLALVTGEMLEQCAPHAKWIDVFCERGAFDGDAARAVLAAGVRKGLVPRVHANQLGPGPGVRLAVEFDAASADHCTHLSDADVDALAGSDTVATLLPGVEFSTRSPYPDARRLLDANVTVAVATDCNPGSCFTSSIPFCVALAVREMRLTPSEALWAVTRGGAAALRRTDVGHLGIGAKADAIMLDAPDPVHLAYRPGVPLIAEVWISGQPVV; encoded by the coding sequence ATGACCAGCACCGTGATCCGTGACATCGGGATGCTGGTGACCCAGGACCCCGACCTCGGCACGCGGACCGACGCCGCGATCGTGTTCGAACACGGCCGGGTCGCCTGGGTCGGCCCCACGAACCAGGCGCCCGCGGCCGACACCGAGATCGACGCCGGCTCCCGGGCCGTGGTCCCCGGCTTCGTCGACAGCCACAACCACCTCGTCTTCGCCGGCGACCGGTCGGCGGAGTTCGCCGCCCGGATGGCCGGCACCCCCTACGCGGCCGGTGGCATCCGCACCACGGTCACCGCCACCCGCGCCGCGTCCGACGACGAGCTCCGGCGCCGGCTGGCCACCCTGGTCACCCAGGCCCACCGCCAGGGCAGCACCACGCTGGAGATCAAGTCCGGCTACGGCCTGTCGGTCCACGACGAGACCCGCTCGCTGCGTCTCGCCCGTGAGGTCACCGAGGAGACGACCTATCTCGGCGCGCACGTCGTCGCCCCCGACACCGACCCGGCCGACTATCTCGCGCTGGTCACCGGCGAGATGCTCGAGCAGTGCGCGCCGCACGCCAAGTGGATCGACGTCTTCTGCGAGCGCGGCGCGTTCGACGGCGACGCCGCCCGTGCGGTCCTCGCCGCCGGCGTCCGGAAGGGCCTCGTCCCGCGCGTGCACGCCAACCAGCTCGGGCCCGGGCCCGGCGTCCGGCTCGCGGTCGAGTTCGACGCCGCCTCCGCCGACCACTGCACCCACCTGTCCGACGCCGACGTCGACGCGCTCGCGGGCAGCGACACCGTCGCGACGCTGCTGCCCGGCGTCGAGTTCTCCACCCGCTCGCCCTACCCGGACGCCCGGCGCCTGCTCGACGCGAACGTCACGGTCGCGGTCGCCACCGACTGCAACCCCGGCTCCTGCTTCACGTCGAGCATCCCGTTCTGCGTGGCGCTCGCCGTCCGCGAGATGCGTCTGACGCCGTCCGAGGCGCTCTGGGCGGTGACCCGCGGTGGCGCCGCCGCCCTGCGCCGCACCGACGTCGGCCACCTCGGAATCGGGGCAAAAGCGGACGCAATTATGCTCGACGCCCCCGATCCGGTCCATCTCGCGTACCGCCCGGGGGTGCCCTTGATCGCGGAAGTCTGGATATCCGGTCAACCGGTCGTCTAA
- a CDS encoding penicillin-binding protein: protein MEPSRDRRLANVLALMVCGVLAGVVLAAVAFPVVGVSGLTAKSASDSFRDLPTEIRIPPLPSTSTLLASDGKTVVAQFFEENRKNVELDDVAPVMRQAIVAAEDIRFYDHNGVDARGIVRALVRNQTSGELAQGASTLTQQYVRSVLRYSASSPSELRAATEDTAGRKLREIRYAVALEKEIPKNEILKNYLNITYFGNGGFGINTAAALYFSKAPSQLTLAESALIAGLAQNPTQYNPVGKDEAGQRPALARRAYVLRQMVKMKYISADEAAAANESPIGLRPKENVQSCEYSKAGFGFFCGWFLDWWQANPTFGKSTTERLAMLRRGGYRIVSSIDVRMQAAAQRQINRALSTHSRFATGVVLVQPGTGRVQAMSINRKYGVQKNPHGRTYPYTENPLLTGSSISPGYQAGSTFKMFTMLAALQQGIPLSHTLYAPRQFVSQYVGGCRTGRYYCPKNADGRMTGVQTLSSGFGESANTYFVQLQQEVTVKAAVAAAEAAGVVFRGSKDRKNIKWARDSNQAWGSFTLGTAQVTPLDMATAYATVAARGKYCKPTPVRSITDPGGRSLLTANTTCKQAFSPQVADAANDAARCPVGDGSQSGISCTHPGGGPTAASVGGTIDRPVAGKTGTTDDNNAGWFVGYTPNLAGASFIANPDKYYDTVPDSHLPVQIVRDTFASALRVLPVKQFVPAPRRLSWGTMLLVPDVKGETPDGAVHRLRAAGFNVSINYRAEDSDQPAGRVAGTDPPGGSYASKRSSIRINVSNGKKTKRDPRVDELCTKDPKLPICRIKPGEPGFPAAPGRP from the coding sequence GTGGAACCGAGCCGCGATCGCAGGCTGGCCAACGTCCTCGCGCTGATGGTGTGCGGGGTGCTGGCCGGTGTCGTACTGGCGGCTGTCGCGTTTCCGGTGGTTGGCGTCTCCGGTCTGACCGCGAAGTCCGCTTCGGACTCGTTCCGCGACCTGCCGACGGAGATCCGGATCCCCCCGCTGCCGTCCACGTCGACGTTACTGGCCAGCGACGGCAAGACCGTGGTGGCGCAGTTCTTCGAGGAGAACCGGAAGAACGTCGAGCTCGACGACGTCGCGCCGGTGATGCGCCAGGCGATCGTCGCCGCCGAGGACATCCGGTTCTACGACCACAACGGGGTCGACGCGCGCGGGATCGTCCGGGCGCTGGTGCGTAACCAGACCTCGGGTGAGCTCGCCCAGGGCGCCTCGACGCTCACCCAGCAGTACGTCCGATCGGTGCTGCGCTACAGCGCCTCGAGCCCGTCGGAGTTACGGGCCGCCACCGAGGACACGGCCGGCCGGAAACTGCGTGAGATCCGCTACGCGGTGGCGCTGGAGAAAGAGATCCCCAAGAACGAGATCCTGAAGAACTATCTGAACATCACCTACTTCGGCAATGGCGGCTTCGGCATCAACACCGCGGCCGCGCTCTACTTCAGCAAGGCGCCGTCGCAGCTGACGCTGGCGGAGTCCGCGCTCATCGCCGGTCTGGCGCAGAACCCGACCCAGTACAACCCGGTCGGGAAGGACGAGGCCGGCCAGCGCCCGGCGCTCGCGCGGCGCGCGTACGTGCTGCGTCAGATGGTGAAGATGAAGTACATCAGCGCGGACGAGGCGGCCGCGGCGAACGAGTCGCCGATCGGGTTACGTCCGAAGGAGAACGTGCAGTCCTGCGAGTACAGCAAGGCCGGCTTCGGGTTCTTCTGCGGCTGGTTCCTCGACTGGTGGCAGGCCAACCCGACGTTCGGCAAGTCCACGACCGAGCGGCTGGCCATGTTGCGCCGGGGTGGCTACCGGATCGTCTCCTCGATCGACGTGCGGATGCAGGCGGCGGCGCAGCGTCAGATCAACCGGGCGCTCAGCACGCACAGCCGGTTCGCGACCGGGGTGGTCCTGGTGCAGCCCGGCACCGGCCGGGTGCAGGCGATGTCGATCAACCGGAAGTACGGCGTCCAGAAGAACCCCCACGGGCGGACCTACCCGTACACCGAGAACCCGCTGCTCACCGGGTCGTCGATCTCGCCGGGATACCAGGCGGGCTCGACGTTCAAGATGTTCACGATGCTCGCGGCCCTGCAGCAGGGCATTCCGCTGAGCCACACGCTCTACGCGCCCCGGCAGTTCGTGTCGCAGTACGTCGGCGGGTGCCGCACCGGCCGGTACTACTGCCCGAAGAACGCGGACGGGCGGATGACCGGCGTCCAGACGCTGTCCAGCGGCTTCGGCGAGTCCGCGAACACCTACTTCGTTCAGCTCCAGCAGGAGGTGACGGTGAAGGCCGCGGTCGCCGCGGCGGAGGCGGCCGGGGTGGTGTTCCGCGGCTCCAAGGACCGCAAGAACATCAAGTGGGCGCGCGACTCCAACCAGGCGTGGGGCTCGTTCACGCTCGGCACGGCGCAGGTGACCCCGCTGGACATGGCGACCGCGTACGCGACGGTGGCGGCCCGGGGCAAGTACTGCAAGCCCACGCCGGTCCGGTCGATCACCGACCCCGGCGGACGGTCGCTGCTGACCGCGAACACCACGTGCAAGCAGGCGTTCAGCCCACAGGTGGCGGACGCGGCGAACGACGCCGCGCGCTGCCCGGTCGGGGACGGTTCGCAGTCGGGCATCTCGTGCACGCACCCCGGGGGCGGACCGACCGCCGCGAGCGTCGGCGGGACGATCGACCGGCCGGTCGCCGGGAAGACCGGTACCACCGACGACAACAACGCCGGGTGGTTCGTGGGGTACACACCCAACCTCGCCGGGGCGTCGTTCATCGCCAACCCCGACAAGTACTACGACACGGTGCCGGACAGCCATCTGCCGGTTCAGATCGTGCGGGACACGTTCGCGAGCGCGTTACGGGTGCTGCCGGTCAAACAGTTCGTCCCGGCGCCCCGGCGCCTGTCCTGGGGCACGATGCTGCTGGTCCCCGACGTGAAGGGCGAGACACCGGACGGGGCGGTCCACCGGCTGCGCGCGGCCGGCTTCAACGTCTCGATCAACTACCGGGCGGAGGACTCCGACCAGCCCGCCGGCCGGGTCGCGGGCACCGATCCGCCCGGGGGGAGCTACGCGAGCAAGCGCAGCAGCATCCGCATCAACGTGAGCAACGGCAAGAAGACCAAACGCGATCCCCGCGTCGACGAGCTCTGCACAAAGGATCCCAAGCTGCCGATCTGCCGGATCAAGCCCGGCGAACCCGGCTTCCCCGCGGCACCGGGACGGCCCTGA
- a CDS encoding helix-turn-helix transcriptional regulator → MPNTLGEYLRARREQVDPASAGVRTTGLRRTPGLRREEVATLAGISADYYLRLEQGRDRNPSPQVLESLARVFRLDATATQYLLSLSTARPAPRRARRETVPIGIRQLLDVINLPAFVENRMFAVVAANRLATAVSPNISPGVNRLRALLLDPEEQALFTDWEQAVQGMVAGFRASVGTHLDDPDVARLVDELSRTSPEFRRLWAQHDVAPLAGGSFRLSHPQVGPMDLRREKLPLQDTPGLILAIYHAEPHSETARSLELLGSLSVTPDVSA, encoded by the coding sequence ATGCCGAACACGCTCGGGGAGTATCTGCGCGCGCGGCGCGAGCAGGTCGATCCGGCCTCCGCCGGGGTGCGGACGACCGGTCTGCGGCGGACACCGGGGCTCCGCCGTGAGGAGGTCGCCACGCTGGCCGGCATCAGCGCCGACTACTACCTGCGCCTGGAACAGGGCCGCGACCGCAACCCGTCGCCGCAGGTGCTCGAGTCGCTGGCCCGGGTGTTCCGGCTCGACGCGACCGCGACGCAGTACCTGTTGAGCCTCTCGACCGCCCGCCCGGCACCGCGCCGCGCCCGTCGCGAGACGGTGCCGATCGGCATCCGGCAACTGCTCGACGTGATAAACCTGCCGGCCTTCGTCGAGAACCGGATGTTCGCGGTGGTGGCGGCCAACCGGCTGGCCACCGCCGTCTCGCCGAACATCAGCCCCGGCGTCAACCGGCTGCGCGCCCTCCTGCTCGACCCCGAGGAGCAGGCCCTGTTCACCGACTGGGAGCAGGCCGTCCAGGGCATGGTCGCCGGGTTCCGGGCGTCGGTGGGCACCCACCTCGACGACCCGGACGTCGCGCGGCTCGTCGACGAGCTGTCCCGAACGAGCCCGGAGTTCCGCCGACTGTGGGCGCAGCACGACGTCGCCCCGCTGGCCGGTGGGTCGTTCCGGCTGAGCCATCCGCAGGTCGGGCCGATGGACCTGCGACGCGAGAAGCTGCCGCTGCAGGACACCCCCGGCCTGATCCTGGCGATCTACCACGCCGAGCCGCATTCCGAGACGGCCCGCTCGCTCGAGCTGCTCGGATCCCTGTCCGTGACCCCGGACGTCAGCGCGTAA
- a CDS encoding oxidoreductase: MAQTNLPGGTYPVADLTLTRFGYGAMQLAGPHVFGPPKDRDAAIAVLRTAVELGITHIDTADFYGPHVTNEIIREALAPYPADLHIVTKVGARRDEKGGWPHARTPAELVEQVHENLRRLGLEALDVVNLRVGGFDTPEPGSIAEQFGALADLREQGLIRHLGLSTVDAEQLAEAQAIAPVVCVQNFYNIANRRDDAMLADTARQGIAYVPYFPLGGLNPLQSDALHGVAKRLDATPLAVALAWLLQRSPNLLLIPGTSSVAHLRENVAGAALSLPADALAELDAIG, from the coding sequence ATGGCACAGACGAATCTCCCCGGCGGCACCTACCCGGTCGCCGACCTCACGCTGACCCGCTTCGGCTACGGCGCCATGCAGCTGGCCGGCCCGCACGTCTTCGGGCCACCGAAGGACCGCGACGCGGCGATCGCCGTGCTGCGCACGGCCGTCGAGTTGGGCATCACGCACATCGACACGGCTGACTTCTACGGGCCGCACGTCACCAACGAGATCATCCGGGAGGCGCTCGCCCCCTACCCGGCGGACCTGCACATCGTCACCAAGGTCGGGGCCCGCCGCGACGAGAAGGGCGGCTGGCCGCACGCGCGCACGCCCGCCGAGCTGGTGGAACAGGTGCACGAGAACCTGCGGCGGCTCGGCCTCGAGGCGCTCGACGTGGTGAACCTGCGTGTCGGCGGCTTCGACACCCCGGAACCCGGCTCGATCGCCGAGCAGTTCGGTGCGCTCGCCGACCTGCGCGAACAAGGGCTGATCCGGCACCTGGGGCTCAGCACGGTCGACGCCGAGCAGCTCGCCGAGGCCCAGGCGATCGCCCCGGTGGTGTGCGTCCAGAACTTCTACAACATCGCCAACCGGCGCGACGACGCGATGCTCGCCGACACCGCGCGGCAAGGCATCGCCTACGTGCCCTACTTCCCGCTCGGTGGCTTGAACCCCCTGCAGTCCGACGCCCTCCACGGCGTCGCGAAGCGCCTGGACGCCACGCCGCTCGCGGTCGCGCTGGCCTGGCTGCTGCAGCGTTCCCCGAACCTGCTGCTCATCCCGGGCACCTCGTCGGTGGCCCACCTGCGCGAGAACGTCGCCGGTGCCGCCCTGTCGCTGCCCGCCGACGCACTGGCCGAACTCGACGCGATCGGCTGA
- a CDS encoding PspC domain-containing protein translates to MHDVHRSLASHGLVRPREGRLLGGVLTGLGARVGLDPWPTRILFLLALAFVPGSWVFWAYFVAWVLMPSQEKQRSYTEPYAPGAAV, encoded by the coding sequence ATGCATGACGTCCACCGCAGCCTCGCCTCACACGGTTTGGTCCGGCCGCGGGAGGGACGCCTCCTCGGCGGTGTGCTCACCGGCCTCGGCGCCCGCGTCGGCCTCGACCCGTGGCCCACCCGCATCCTGTTCCTGCTGGCCCTGGCGTTCGTCCCCGGCTCGTGGGTCTTCTGGGCCTACTTCGTGGCCTGGGTCCTGATGCCGTCCCAGGAGAAGCAGCGTTCGTACACCGAGCCGTACGCCCCCGGTGCCGCGGTCTGA
- a CDS encoding SgcJ/EcaC family oxidoreductase — translation MDTDDQAITELFDRLKQAWTDNDAEEYGACFTEDSDYVSYDGTRAIGREPMQRAHDDLFRGVLVGSALVGEIESIRYLCPEVAVVHGTASVLMPWRSVLPKRRSSRQTLVVVRTSEGWRFTALHNGRVRPVAIPAPDSVPSRMARSMGSVARAVGIGRGAVPG, via the coding sequence GTGGATACCGACGATCAGGCGATCACCGAGCTGTTCGATCGCCTGAAGCAGGCATGGACCGACAACGACGCCGAGGAGTACGGAGCGTGTTTCACCGAGGACTCCGATTACGTCTCCTATGACGGCACCCGGGCCATCGGCCGTGAGCCGATGCAACGGGCTCACGACGATCTCTTCCGCGGCGTGCTCGTCGGCTCCGCCCTGGTCGGTGAGATCGAATCGATCCGCTACCTCTGCCCCGAGGTCGCCGTGGTGCACGGCACCGCCTCGGTTCTGATGCCGTGGCGTTCGGTGCTGCCGAAGCGGCGCTCGTCCCGGCAGACGCTCGTCGTGGTGCGCACGTCCGAGGGATGGCGATTCACCGCGTTGCACAACGGACGCGTGCGACCGGTCGCGATTCCGGCCCCGGACTCCGTGCCATCCCGCATGGCTCGGTCCATGGGAAGCGTCGCGCGCGCGGTCGGTATCGGTCGTGGGGCCGTACCCGGCTGA
- a CDS encoding MarR family winged helix-turn-helix transcriptional regulator — MSKRKLIEDVAVELRLLQRSFDAFDEAAASTLKLNRTDLRALDVLLASDEHLTAGELSNALKLSPAATTTVLDRLQRAGFAARIPDPGNRRRVHVAVTEAARAAERELYAPVGEAGAEALSGYDLDQLATIHHFLRTARGVQEAQAARLNS, encoded by the coding sequence TTGTCGAAACGTAAGTTGATCGAAGACGTGGCGGTGGAGCTCCGGCTGCTGCAGCGGAGCTTCGACGCGTTCGACGAGGCGGCCGCTTCCACCCTCAAGCTCAACCGCACCGACCTACGGGCCCTGGACGTGCTCCTGGCCAGCGACGAGCACCTCACCGCCGGCGAACTCAGCAACGCCCTGAAACTCAGCCCGGCCGCGACCACGACGGTCCTCGACCGACTCCAGCGCGCCGGGTTCGCTGCGCGGATTCCCGACCCGGGCAACCGGCGACGCGTCCACGTTGCCGTGACCGAGGCGGCGCGCGCCGCCGAGCGCGAGCTCTATGCACCCGTGGGTGAGGCCGGAGCCGAAGCTCTCAGCGGCTACGACCTCGATCAGCTCGCCACCATCCATCACTTCCTGCGGACCGCCCGCGGGGTCCAGGAGGCGCAGGCCGCCCGCCTCAACTCGTAG
- a CDS encoding ABC transporter substrate-binding protein: MLFAVGSAAALLALTACGGGDSDSGDDPLNQPASSSEVVVGSANFPENVLLGEIYAQALEAKDVKVKRQLNIGAREVIYSQIEKGTLTVLPEYNGALLAYLDKAATATTSEEVDAALKTKLPEGLELLNPAEAEDKDSVAVTKETADKYKLKSLEDLAPVSKQLVIGGPPEFKTRAQGIVGLKDKYGVEFKEFKSLDVAGPITVSALKKGDVQAANLFTTDPAVPSNGFVVLDDPKGLFSAQNVTPLVYKKGVDDTAKSALNAVSAKLDTTTLAQLVKEVVADKKDADVVAKEWLTSAGLA, encoded by the coding sequence ATGTTGTTCGCAGTCGGTAGTGCCGCCGCGCTGCTGGCGCTCACCGCCTGCGGCGGCGGGGACAGCGACTCCGGGGACGACCCGCTGAACCAGCCCGCGAGCAGCAGCGAGGTCGTGGTCGGCTCGGCGAACTTTCCGGAGAACGTGCTGCTGGGCGAGATCTACGCGCAGGCGCTCGAGGCCAAGGACGTCAAGGTCAAGCGTCAGCTCAACATCGGTGCGCGCGAGGTCATCTACTCGCAGATCGAGAAGGGCACGCTCACCGTCCTGCCGGAGTACAACGGCGCGCTGCTCGCGTACCTCGACAAGGCCGCGACGGCCACCACCAGCGAGGAGGTCGACGCGGCGCTGAAGACGAAGCTGCCCGAGGGCCTCGAGCTGCTGAACCCGGCCGAAGCCGAGGACAAGGACTCGGTCGCGGTCACCAAGGAGACCGCCGACAAGTACAAGCTGAAGTCCCTCGAGGACCTGGCGCCGGTGTCGAAGCAGCTGGTCATCGGCGGCCCGCCGGAGTTCAAGACCCGGGCGCAGGGCATCGTGGGCTTGAAGGACAAGTACGGCGTCGAGTTCAAGGAGTTCAAGTCGCTCGACGTGGCCGGCCCGATCACGGTGTCGGCGCTGAAGAAGGGTGACGTGCAGGCCGCGAACCTGTTCACCACCGACCCGGCCGTGCCGTCGAACGGCTTCGTCGTGCTGGACGACCCGAAGGGCCTGTTCAGCGCGCAGAACGTCACGCCGCTGGTCTACAAGAAGGGCGTGGACGACACCGCGAAGTCCGCGCTGAACGCGGTCTCGGCGAAGCTCGACACGACGACGCTGGCGCAGCTCGTCAAGGAGGTCGTCGCCGACAAGAAGGACGCCGACGTGGTCGCCAAGGAGTGGCTCACTTCGGCCGGCCTGGCCTGA
- a CDS encoding ABC transporter permease has translation MNVVSRAIHWFGEASQWSGTDGIPARVGEHLYYSGLSLLIAALIALPLGLYVGHTGRGAFLAVNSAGAARALPTVGLVGLTVVVFGIGLTPTLLPLVALAIPPILVNTYAGVRQVDAQLRDAADGMGMTGFQVLFQVELPVALPLIVLGLRTAAVQIVSTATIAAYVGLGGLGRYIFDGLARREYEVMIGGAVLSVLLALGTEALFVGIQRLIVSPGVRQRALVK, from the coding sequence GTGAACGTCGTTTCGCGAGCGATCCACTGGTTCGGTGAGGCGTCGCAGTGGTCGGGAACCGACGGGATCCCGGCCCGGGTCGGCGAACACCTCTACTACTCCGGGCTCTCACTGCTGATCGCCGCTCTGATCGCGCTGCCGCTCGGGCTCTACGTCGGGCACACCGGTCGCGGCGCGTTCCTCGCGGTGAACTCCGCCGGTGCCGCCCGGGCGCTGCCGACCGTCGGTCTGGTCGGGCTCACCGTCGTGGTGTTCGGCATCGGCCTGACGCCGACGCTGCTGCCACTGGTCGCGCTGGCGATCCCGCCGATCCTGGTGAACACCTACGCCGGGGTGCGTCAGGTCGACGCGCAGCTGCGTGACGCCGCCGACGGCATGGGGATGACCGGTTTCCAGGTGCTGTTCCAGGTGGAGCTGCCGGTGGCGCTGCCCCTGATCGTCTTGGGTCTGCGCACGGCCGCGGTGCAGATCGTCTCGACCGCGACGATCGCCGCGTACGTGGGGCTCGGCGGCCTGGGCCGCTACATCTTCGACGGCCTGGCCCGCCGGGAGTACGAGGTCATGATCGGCGGCGCCGTGCTCTCGGTGCTGCTCGCGCTCGGCACCGAAGCGCTGTTCGTCGGTATCCAGCGGCTCATCGTGTCGCCGGGCGTCCGTCAGCGGGCGCTCGTCAAATAA